One part of the Ignavibacteriales bacterium genome encodes these proteins:
- a CDS encoding phosphodiester glycosidase family protein gives MAIALLAVFLCGHSSAGLHTGSRSSIGAPQKHEVLASRVVRPGVTYYYLAPASGPWRIYVLEIDLKHAELEITASRAFDRLFGREKTTSIARRHETPDRTVVAALNADFFSLTTGENENNCVIEKEFVKGTKMTGSPNDIFDNIHSQFALTVDRKPLLERFQFSGKAFIGQKAAIDLFGVNDAPKSNTVVLFNRYFGPSTPTDTVKMAINEVSLHAFKRRMDTVYAFVTGKSTSGSSALGTETLVLSGYNLSPQHGMTTASVGDTVKLWLGTNLNTGIPGTLVGGWPRIVLNGKNIGGMTDSIEGTFPSFSSQRNPRSGVGFSRDSTTVYFFAVDGRQTTSVGMTLYEFADIMIAQGVYQGLNLDGGGSTTFVLEGAIMNVPSDATGERPVGNCLLLTAPGQVTSAIRNQDLPAAFSLSQNFPNPFNPATAISYQLLAISSVTLEVYDVLGREVITLVDGVQAPGSHSVRWDGRDGRGEAVSTGVYLYQLRAGGSAMTKKMVLLQ, from the coding sequence GTGGCCATCGCGCTGCTTGCTGTGTTTCTCTGTGGACACTCGAGCGCCGGACTGCACACGGGCTCCAGGAGCTCCATCGGCGCCCCCCAGAAGCATGAAGTGTTGGCAAGCCGCGTCGTCCGACCGGGAGTCACATACTACTACCTTGCTCCCGCAAGCGGTCCCTGGAGAATCTATGTTCTCGAGATCGACCTCAAACACGCCGAGCTTGAAATTACAGCGTCGAGGGCATTCGACCGGCTTTTTGGCCGAGAAAAAACCACGTCGATCGCGCGTCGGCACGAAACGCCGGACCGGACAGTGGTTGCTGCGCTGAATGCTGATTTCTTCAGTCTGACAACCGGCGAGAACGAGAACAACTGTGTCATCGAGAAAGAGTTCGTCAAAGGGACGAAGATGACCGGGTCTCCGAACGATATCTTCGACAACATCCATTCTCAGTTCGCTCTTACCGTCGACCGCAAGCCACTGCTTGAGAGGTTCCAATTTTCCGGCAAAGCATTCATCGGGCAGAAAGCTGCCATCGATTTGTTCGGTGTCAATGACGCGCCGAAATCAAACACGGTTGTGCTCTTCAACCGCTATTTTGGACCCTCGACGCCAACCGACACCGTGAAAATGGCTATCAACGAGGTAAGCCTGCACGCCTTCAAGAGAAGGATGGATACTGTCTATGCGTTCGTGACAGGAAAGTCGACCTCAGGAAGTTCTGCTCTCGGGACTGAGACGCTCGTGCTTTCCGGATATAACCTCTCTCCCCAACATGGGATGACAACCGCAAGCGTCGGTGATACAGTGAAACTCTGGCTGGGCACCAACCTGAACACCGGTATTCCGGGAACGCTTGTCGGCGGCTGGCCGAGAATCGTCCTCAACGGGAAAAACATCGGGGGGATGACCGATTCCATCGAAGGTACTTTTCCTTCCTTCTCATCCCAAAGAAACCCGCGAAGCGGCGTTGGCTTTTCAAGGGACAGCACAACCGTCTATTTCTTTGCCGTGGACGGCCGACAAACAACAAGCGTAGGCATGACGCTGTACGAATTTGCCGATATCATGATTGCGCAGGGGGTTTATCAGGGCTTGAATCTTGATGGCGGAGGATCGACGACCTTCGTCCTTGAAGGGGCGATAATGAACGTCCCCTCCGATGCGACCGGCGAACGCCCTGTTGGCAACTGTCTTCTTCTTACCGCGCCAGGACAGGTGACCTCAGCTATCAGGAACCAGGACTTGCCGGCAGCGTTTTCGCTCTCGCAGAACTTCCCAAACCCGTTCAATCCCGCCACAGCTATCAGCTATCAGCTATTAGCTATTAGCTCTGTAACGCTTGAAGTGTATGACGTTTTGGGGAGAGAAGTCATTACCCTGGTCGATGGGGTTCAGGCACCTGGAAGCCACTCGGTGAGGTGGGATGGCCGAGACGGCAGGGGTGAGGCGGTTTCGACGGGAGTTTATCTTTACCAGCTCCGTGCCGGAGGTTCGGCGATGACCAAGAAGATGGTCTTGTTGCAATAG
- a CDS encoding DUF3095 domain-containing protein encodes MKKDIDNSENFYASLPPVEHFDELTDSRNYRPLPDNWCLAIADVVNSTGAIAAGEYKAVNTVGVSVIAAITNALKPLDLPYVFGGDGALVCLPLSASGTAAKALAATAAMALQSFALELRAALVPASFLREHGQQLLVARQRVSAHYDQCAFFGGGAHYAEELLKLGELPDEYVVSPDANAEADFSGLECRWNEIKSPEEETIAVIVRANAPLEQTLRVYKRALMKITEIYGDANACRPITKDRLNVSLSAFILRHEARVRTWNLDVTQKFRYGIRQRLQVVFGWLFFLAGVRTGRTQWIRYKEDLVWNTDFRKFDGYLRLVLAGNSAKRKALEEYLDGLRRAGEVSYGIHVSTSAIMTCLVRQRQYSHVHFVDASGGGYATAAKWMKENG; translated from the coding sequence ATGAAAAAAGACATCGACAATTCAGAGAACTTCTACGCTTCACTCCCGCCGGTCGAACACTTCGATGAACTCACCGATTCCAGGAACTATCGGCCGTTACCGGACAACTGGTGCCTTGCCATAGCGGACGTCGTGAATTCTACCGGTGCCATCGCTGCCGGCGAATACAAGGCGGTGAACACAGTCGGCGTCTCTGTCATCGCAGCCATCACGAACGCTCTGAAACCTCTCGACCTCCCCTATGTGTTCGGAGGGGACGGTGCACTCGTTTGCCTGCCGCTCTCAGCCTCCGGGACAGCCGCGAAAGCCCTCGCAGCGACGGCGGCAATGGCCCTACAGAGTTTCGCACTCGAGCTTCGCGCCGCTCTTGTCCCAGCCTCGTTTCTACGCGAGCATGGTCAGCAGCTCCTCGTTGCCCGTCAACGGGTTTCGGCGCATTATGACCAGTGCGCATTCTTTGGGGGCGGTGCCCACTATGCTGAAGAACTACTGAAACTCGGGGAACTTCCTGATGAGTACGTCGTCAGTCCCGACGCAAATGCTGAGGCGGATTTCTCCGGTCTTGAGTGCCGCTGGAACGAGATCAAGAGTCCTGAAGAGGAAACTATAGCTGTCATCGTGCGGGCGAATGCCCCACTCGAACAAACCCTGCGTGTCTACAAGCGAGCGCTCATGAAAATCACCGAAATCTATGGAGATGCCAACGCCTGCAGACCCATCACGAAAGACCGCCTGAATGTTTCGCTTTCGGCTTTCATACTCAGACACGAAGCGCGTGTCAGGACGTGGAACCTGGACGTCACGCAAAAATTCCGTTACGGGATTCGTCAGCGACTACAGGTTGTTTTTGGATGGTTGTTCTTCTTGGCAGGCGTACGAACCGGCCGGACGCAGTGGATCAGGTACAAAGAGGATCTGGTCTGGAACACAGATTTCAGAAAATTCGATGGATATCTTCGTCTGGTTCTTGCAGGGAACAGTGCGAAACGGAAAGCGTTGGAGGAGTATCTCGATGGGCTCAGGCGGGCCGGCGAAGTGTCGTACGGTATCCACGTGTCGACGTCGGCCATCATGACATGTCTTGTGAGACAACGGCAGTATTCACACGTTCATTTCGTGGATGCCTCGGGGGGCGGATACGCGACCGCAGCCAAATGGATGAAAGAGAACGGATGA
- a CDS encoding phosphatase PAP2 family protein, translating to MNKRLLALYAFIVISIIGLTVFVVLNPASSFDLEITRAIQKRRSWDPTLLMRFISIFGDAAGVFLSIFVPALLFFLTNRKREAAFTLSVIIPDLCNVLVKIVIDRPRPSLEVARVLAPFTESGFPSGHVVHYVVLFGFLIAVMIVDKTITSFWRICVGLFSAFLVLSVSISRIYLGAHWATDVIGGYLFGVAYLGIFLHYYFKGPKFKHHTKA from the coding sequence TTGAATAAGCGTTTGCTGGCTCTGTATGCCTTCATCGTGATCAGTATCATTGGGCTGACGGTTTTTGTTGTACTGAATCCGGCTTCATCATTCGATCTCGAGATTACACGGGCGATACAGAAACGAAGGAGCTGGGATCCGACGCTCTTGATGAGATTCATCAGCATTTTTGGCGATGCTGCCGGTGTATTTCTTTCGATCTTTGTACCTGCATTGCTCTTCTTTCTCACCAATCGGAAGCGAGAGGCTGCGTTCACTCTCTCTGTCATCATCCCGGATCTATGCAATGTGTTGGTGAAGATAGTGATCGATCGCCCGCGGCCATCATTGGAAGTTGCCAGGGTGCTTGCGCCTTTTACCGAGAGCGGTTTCCCCAGTGGACATGTTGTTCATTATGTCGTGCTGTTTGGTTTTCTCATAGCGGTAATGATCGTCGACAAGACCATTACTTCGTTTTGGAGAATTTGCGTTGGCCTCTTTTCCGCCTTCTTAGTCCTCAGTGTCTCAATCTCCCGGATTTATCTTGGCGCTCATTGGGCCACAGATGTTATCGGCGGCTACCTCTTCGGCGTTGCTTATCTGGGGATATTTCTCCACTACTATTTCAAAGGCCCCAAGTTCAAACACCATACAAAAGCCTGA
- a CDS encoding diacylglycerol kinase family lipid kinase: MEKTIRNIRVIINPAAGKDESMLPTINASMKEAGIKWHASITHEAGDAIRFAKAAISERMDALAVYGGDGTLMEAVSGLIGSEIPLIILPGGSANVMATELGIPADLREACALISQVPQTMRAIDVGQFDTRYFITAMSFGFGADLVKGANRESKNRMGIFSYFLSAAAAFRKSKRAIYHLVIDGQEHKVKGFTCLISNTGNLGFSRISYDKHIDVSDGFLDVVVVRKANLGLLKLMAVTLLKRERPHNVELVAHWQGRDIRVSSSPKQTVQCDGEMLNQSSFHITVIPGAINVLVPNKKGNSVE, encoded by the coding sequence ATGGAAAAAACAATAAGAAACATCCGCGTCATCATCAATCCAGCCGCCGGAAAAGACGAGTCCATGTTGCCTACCATCAATGCGTCCATGAAAGAGGCTGGTATCAAGTGGCATGCATCAATTACCCACGAAGCGGGGGATGCGATCCGGTTTGCGAAGGCTGCCATCAGCGAACGAATGGATGCCCTCGCCGTGTACGGCGGTGACGGCACGCTGATGGAAGCGGTTAGCGGCCTCATTGGATCAGAAATTCCGTTGATTATTCTGCCCGGCGGGTCTGCCAATGTCATGGCCACGGAACTTGGCATACCCGCTGATCTTAGAGAAGCCTGCGCCCTCATCAGTCAGGTTCCGCAGACAATGAGAGCTATTGATGTTGGACAGTTCGATACGCGCTATTTTATCACAGCAATGAGCTTTGGATTTGGGGCGGACCTGGTCAAGGGGGCGAACCGTGAGAGCAAGAACAGGATGGGCATCTTCTCCTATTTTCTGTCAGCAGCAGCGGCTTTTAGAAAGTCCAAGAGAGCCATCTATCACCTGGTAATCGACGGACAAGAACACAAAGTGAAGGGCTTCACATGCTTGATATCGAACACGGGAAATCTTGGATTCAGCAGGATATCGTACGACAAGCATATTGATGTCAGTGATGGATTTCTGGATGTCGTTGTTGTCCGCAAAGCAAATCTAGGTCTGTTGAAGCTGATGGCAGTAACGCTGCTCAAGCGGGAACGTCCGCACAATGTGGAGTTGGTAGCGCACTGGCAAGGGAGAGATATCAGGGTTTCCTCAAGCCCAAAACAGACAGTCCAATGCGATGGCGAGATGTTGAACCAGAGTTCTTTTCATATTACTGTCATTCCAGGGGCGATCAATGTGTTAGTTCCCAACAAGAAGGGGAACTCTGTTGAATAA
- a CDS encoding dual specificity protein phosphatase — MIDISRITDYLYVGSRVGKEHADELKVLSFNLIISMIGQLPPDEIYTRPPFKTLWVKTYDTFLTPITVKKLLVGVEAALPIIQDKGKVLVFCMEGKRRSVAMAAAILISMGHTVEQATDLLTTARKIADPRRWYIRRQIKAFERYWQKRESRWKKQ; from the coding sequence ATGATAGACATATCGAGGATTACCGACTATCTCTACGTGGGTTCCAGAGTCGGGAAGGAACATGCCGACGAATTGAAGGTGCTCAGTTTCAACCTGATCATCTCCATGATTGGTCAACTGCCGCCTGACGAGATTTATACACGTCCCCCCTTCAAGACTTTGTGGGTCAAAACCTATGATACGTTTCTTACTCCCATCACGGTCAAAAAACTGCTCGTGGGAGTCGAGGCCGCATTGCCAATCATCCAGGACAAGGGCAAGGTGCTGGTATTCTGCATGGAGGGGAAACGGCGAAGCGTTGCAATGGCAGCCGCCATCCTTATCAGCATGGGGCATACCGTCGAACAGGCGACCGACCTGTTGACCACCGCCCGAAAGATAGCCGATCCAAGACGCTGGTATATCCGAAGGCAGATCAAAGCCTTTGAACGATACTGGCAGAAACGAGAATCGCGATGGAAAAAACAATAA